GGTGCCGGTGAAGCGCCAGCCGCTGACCTTCTGGTCGCGGGCGCCGATGGCGATGTCGCCCTTCTTCAGCTGCTCCCGGCGGGTGCCCATGGTCTGCAGGAAGGCGTCCAGGCCGGCGTCGTTGGTGCGGAACTGCACGTACAGGCGGCTGGTCTTCCAGTTGTTGGTCTCGTAGTAGGCGATGGAGTCGGCGGGGTGCGGGACGTCCACCTGGTACAGGCGGCGCTGCACCTTCGACGGCCAGCCGGGGGTCAGGCCGGTCGCCGAGTACTTGGCCTCCTTGTCCTTGCCGCTGTTGCGGCTCTGGTTCGCGGAGATCACCAGGTAGCCGGCCGGGACGCCGATCAGCAGCACGATGATCAGCAGGGTGAGCGCGCGGCGTCTGGCCTTGTGCCCGGGGTTCTCGGCGGGGTGGCGCGGCTCTTCCGGCGCGGCCTGGCGGGGCAGGGCGGCGG
This genomic interval from Streptomyces sp. NBC_00557 contains the following:
- a CDS encoding sugar kinase; this translates as MTAALPRQAAPEEPRHPAENPGHKARRRALTLLIIVLLIGVPAGYLVISANQSRNSGKDKEAKYSATGLTPGWPSKVQRRLYQVDVPHPADSIAYYETNNWKTSRLYVQFRTNDAGLDAFLQTMGTRREQLKKGDIAIGARDQKVSGWRFTGTGPWWGLTHAQKNPAPTQDVVVNMSDPNYPMVYVVSRTVP